The DNA segment GGCAGGGAGATCCATTGTCTTCCTACCTCTTCCTTTTGTGTGCTGAAGGCTTAAGTGCTATGCTCAATCAGGCCGAGAGGAAGAAGGAACTAAAGGGTGTGGCTGTGGCTAGGGGTAGGACTAGAGTGACTCACCTCCTGTTTGCAGACGATTGTATCATCTTTGGGAGAGCAAGTTGGATTGAGTGGAGAAGAATTCGAAGTATCTTGGAATTATATGAATTGGCCTCGGGTCAAAGTCTCAATAAACAAAAAACTACAGTGTTTTTTAGCCCGAATGCAAAGGCAAATGTGAAGAAGGGTATTCTTAAGGAGCTCAGGGCCAGATTAATACTGAACTGTGAAAAGTACTTGGGGTTGCCAGTAATGGTTAGAAGGTCACGTTATAATTCTTTCAGGTGTATTAAAGACAGGGTTTGGCAAAGGGTTAGTAATTGGAAGAATAAGCTTTTATCTCTAGCTGGGAAAGAAGTACTTCTAAAGGCAGTCATTCAAGCTATCCCTAACTACTATATGAATGTCTTCAGGCTACCAAAGAAGCTATGTACAGAAATAGCTGCTATTATGgcaaggttttggtggggataTAAGGCAAATGATAAGAGGATCCAGTGGAAAAGCTGGCCTGCAATGGGGGTATCAAAAGCTGAAGGAGGATTGGGATTCAGGGAGCTTGAGAGTTTTAACTCTGCTTTGCTAGCAAAACAATGTTGGAGGTTGCTGTCTAATCCTCGATCCCTAGCTGCAAAGGTGCTCAAAGATAAGTACTACAGAAACTCAGACCTACTACAAGCCAAGCTAGGCTACAGACCTTCATTAATTTGGAAGAGTTTGTGGAGTTCAATGGGACTTTTGAAGGAAGGTCTAGTGTGGAGAGTGGGCACTGGACATAGCATCAAAATATGGGAAGATAAATGGATCCCAACCATGGTCTCTCATTGTATTCAAACTCCAAATACTGTGCTCAGTAAGGAGGCTAGAGTTCAAGAATTAATTGACCCCTCAGGGGTATGGAAAGAAGAGTTGATTAGGGAAATCTTTAATGAAGATGAGGCTAAGGTTATCTGCAGCCTTCCTATCAGTCAATCTGGTATGCCTGACAAACAAATATGGGGTCTTAGGAAAGATGGGATTTTTAGTGTGCGAAGTGCTTATCATTTAGAGGTGAgcaggaaaaaaagagaaagtggTGAGATGTCATCTGGGATCAGTATTGACTGGAAGGGGGTGTGGAGGTTGAATGTGTCGGGGGTTGTTAAAGTTTTTCTCTAGAAAGCTTTAAATGACAGCCTACCAACTAGATGGAATTTGTTTAAAAGGAAAGTGGTGAAAAATCCTATTTGTCCAGTGTGTGAATTTGAGGTGGAGTCTGTCACGTATAGCTTATGGAGTTGCAAAGGGGCTATGGATGTCTGGGCAGAAAGGAAAAGCTCGGTGCAGAAGTGGGCAAGTACTGAGGTACAGTTCATGGAGCTTTGGAAAAATCTATATCAAAAGTTGAATAAAGATGAGGTGGAGTGGGTGGCAGCTGTGATGAGAGGAGTATGGCTGAGAAGGAACACCTTTCTTTTTGAAAAGAAGTTTGGTAGTCCTAGTGCTGTTGTTAAACAAGCTGAAGCAACTCTCGAGGAGTTTCAGTTGGCACAGAGAGGTGATCAAAAGGGGAAGGGATGTCCTGCAGCAGGAAGAAGAGTCAAGTGGAAGGCTCCAGGTGATGAGGTGGTGAAAGTAAACTGGGATGCGGGAGTGAATCTGAAAGAAGAAAGAACAGGGATAGGTGTTGTGGTTAGAGATGACAAGGGGGAGGTGTTGGTGGCTTTATGCAGTTCAAGGGGAGTGTGCTGCAGTCCAGTTGTAGCAGAATTACATGCACTATGGAGAGCTATGAAATTGTGTGCAGAACTGAACTTTGAGAAGGTAATATTTGAAGGTGACTCCCTTATTGCTGTGAAGGCTGTTAACAGCGAAAAGGAAAATTGGGAGTAGTTCGAGCAAATGGTAGAAGACATGAAAGGAGTATTAAGGAATAGATCAAGATGGAGAGTACAACATGTCCATAGAGAAGGCAACCAGGTTGCTCATAATCTAGCAAAAATTTCTTTGTCCATAGTTGAGGAAAGGAtctggatggagagtgttccactAGAGATACAGAATCTTGTTATACAGGAAACTTTGTATACAGATCATTCATAAGGAATATAATTGAGatgttcttttcaaaaaaaataaaaataaataaataaatttataaattaatatacattatattttaatttgtaaaattatattttattttaaagtagatATAACTTACTCGGGATGTTTTGAAatccgctctctctctctctctctctctctctctctctaaatggTTATCTCTCACCTCTCTGTAGTCCCTTCCAAAGACCTTGCCTTACCTTCCTTTTACCTTCATTTCTTCCTTACCTGAATCATCTCCCACAAATCCCACAAACCCATATGCTAGCCCAGTCAACCTTCTCCAGCTCGCCTATCATTTCCATCCATCATGAAGCAAGACACATCAGATATTAATCTCATTATATCACAAATGGAAGCTCTTACATGGGACGACATTACTCTTGAGCTAGCCATAAAGAAGCCAAAATAGTCTCAAATCATGCCCTCAGATATAAACTAATCTCATCAAAACCCCTAAATAAACACACATTCCACACCACCATAAAGGCAGTTTGGAGTTTTATCCTATGGTTCATCATAGAAGATTTAGGTACCAACACCTTCCTATTTACCTTCCCTACCTCTCAGGACAAAAACAGAGTTTTTAATCAAAGGCCCTGAAATTTTAAAGGTTAATATATGATCCTTTAAGAATGGCAACCAAGTTTCAATCTAAATGAAATAGACCTTAGGTACTCGACATTTTGGGTGCAAATTCACAGTTTGACTCTGAAAATGATGACGTGGAGAAATGCAAACAAAATCGGTAAAGTAATGGGAAACTTGCTGGAAATTGATCCCATAACAACCTCTATCATTACCATCAAAAGGTTTACGAGGATAAGAGTTAAGATAGACACTACAAATTCCCGATAGCTTTTTTTTACCACAGCTCCACAGAAACCCAGCAAAAATTTCCTGTAAGTATAAAAGATtctttgagttttgctacatgtGTGGATGCCTAGGTCACGTTCATCAATCATGCCCCATCAATCTTGAAAATGTTGCTGAGCTCCCATATGGACAATGGTTGAGAGTAGAAGGTCAAGAGCAAAAAAAAAGCACAAGACTTGAAGAATCAATGGTGATACTTGATAAACTAGAACCACAATTATTTGAAAGTCAAGCATCACTTCGTCCCATTAGGATCAAAGAACTATTACACCAAGAAAACCCTACCAAAGCAAGTTTTGCAGCTGGTGAACAACCCTTAACTCAAGTTCTATCTAAAGGTAAAGGAAAGATTTTCCTTGAGCCcaacgaagaaaaaaaaaaaacttccccTTTAAACCCTTCATTGGTAGTAGTAGTTCCACCGTTAGAAATGCTCATGTTCATCTTCTCCCAGAAAATTAGCCATGCAAAACTACAGAAATCCCATGCAGATCATCGTGTCCACGTGGCGAAAATCTAAGGTACCAAACATTCAACTTAGTTGTTTTTAATGAGAGCCGAAATCTTGAGACAACAAATTAAACTGCTACCCTCCAATAAAAAAGTAGCCATCCCACATAGTCAAATCAATTTACCCTACTCAGCAAACCATCCAACCCCATTTGCACAAGTGGTTCTGACTGGCACTCACAAATTAGGAAAAAACATTGAAGCCCTGCAACCACTTTTCCAAACTGAGACTCCTCATTTAAATCCCCACATTAGTTTTCAAGACTACAATCAAAAGATAGCAATACCCCCACCAATCAAACCTGAATCATCTATCTTTAAACAGATAATAGCCCAATTTCAAAACATCTCAGGCCCAATACACAACTAACCCATCTAGCAAAGCCTAACAAAAACTCAAGCCCTCAGTCATAAAATCTCACTTCTTGTTAGCCCATTTGAAAAACCCTGTATAGCTTTCAACCTATACCCCGAAGAAAATAACCCAACCCAGCCTCAAAAC comes from the Carya illinoinensis cultivar Pawnee chromosome 8, C.illinoinensisPawnee_v1, whole genome shotgun sequence genome and includes:
- the LOC122274720 gene encoding uncharacterized protein LOC122274720, yielding MDVWAERKSSVQKWASTEVQFMELWKNLYQKLNKDEVEWVAAVMRGVWLRRNTFLFEKKFGSPSAVVKQAEATLEEFQLAQRGDQKGKGCPAAGRRVKWKAPGDEVVKVNWDAGVNLKEERTGIGVVVRDDKGEVLVALCSSRGVCCSPVVAELHALWRAMKLCAELNFEKVIFEGDSLIAVKAVNSEKENWE